Part of the Natrialbaceae archaeon AArc-T1-2 genome, ACCGTCGACGACTGGTACGCCGACGACGCTCTCGAGCGCGCACTCGACGAACCCGGCACCACCGTTCTCGTCGCCGCCGACGACAGCGAGATCGTCGGCTTCACACACGGCGTCGTCCAGGGCGACGAGGGCGACGTCTTGCGAATGTACGTCCATCCGGACCACCAGGGCGAGGGAATCGGCACCGCCCTTCACGAGCGGTTGCGTACGGATCTCGAGGACTTCAACATGAAACGGATGCGTGCGATCGACTTCGCCTCGAACGAAGACAGCCGCCGGTTCTACGAGAACCTCGGCTTCGAGCAGACCGACACTGGCGACGTCGAGATCGGTGGAGAAACGCACGAGGAGGCCGTCTACACGCTCGAACTGTAGCTCACTCGAGACCGCCGACGAAACCGGCCGACAGCAGCAGGTCCGTAGGTTGGCAAACGTGGAACGTTCTGGCTCGCGGCAAACGGAAGCGTTTACCGTCTCGACCCCACTCTCTCGCGCATGAAGGTACTGGTCACGGATCCCATCGCGGACGCCGGGATCGAGGTGCTGCGCGAGGCCGGCCACGAGGTCGAAACAGGCTACGAACTCGAGGGCGAGGCCCTCCTCGAGGCGGTTTCTGACACGAACGCGCTGATCGTCCGCTCGGGGACGGAAGTCACTGCGGACGTACTCGAGGCCGCTTCGGAGCTCGTCATCGTCGGCCGAGCGGGAATCGGCGTCGACAACATCGACATCGACGCCGCCACCGACGAGGGGGTCATCGTCGCTAACGCTCCGGAAGGTAACGTCCGGGCGGCCGCGGAACACACCGTCGCGATGGCGTTTGCGACCGCCCGGTCGATCCCGCAAGCACACGTTCGTCTCAAAAGCGGCGAGTGGGCCAAGGGCGACTACCTCGGCACCGAACTCAACGGGAAGACGCTGGGTATCGTCGGCCTCGGCCGCGTCGGCCAGGAGGTCGCACGGAAGTTCGACTCGCTGGGAATGGACCTGGTCGCGTTCGACCCCTACATCTCCGAGGAACGCGCCGACCGCCTCGGGGCCGAACTCGTCGGTCTCGAGGACTGTCTCTCTCGGGCGGACTTCCTGACGATCCACACGCCGCTCACACCCGAGACGGAGGACATGATCAGCGACGAGGAACTCGAGGCACTCGGCGACGGCTACCTGATCAACGTCGGCCGCGGCGGCATCGTCGACGAGGACGCCCTCGCTCGCAAGGTCGACGACGGTACCGTCGCCGGCGCGGCGCTCGACGTCTTCGCCGAGGAGCCCCTGTCCGAGGACTCGCCGCTACTCGAGCACGAGGAGGTCATCGTTACGCCCCACCTCGGGGCTTCGACGGAGGCTGCCCAGGAGAACGTCGCGACCTCGACCGCCGAGCAGGTCGTCGCCGCACTCGAGGGCGAACCCGTCGCGAACGCCCTGAACGCTCCCTCGATCGACGAGAGCGCGTTCCCCCGCGTCGAACCGTACATCGAACTCGCCGACACCGCCGGCAAGGTCGCCGCCCAGCTGCTCGAGGGTCGCGTCGAGGGTGTCGAGGTGACCTACGAGGGCGAGATCGCCGAGGAGGACGTCGAACTCGTCACCGCAAGCGCCCTGAAAGGCGTCTTCGAACCGCTCGAGTGGCAGGTCAACGCCGTCAACGCACCCCAGATCGCCGACGACCGCGGCGTCGACGTCACCGAGTCGAAAACGCGCCAGGCCGAGGACTTCCAGAGTCTCGTCTCCGTGACCGTCTCCGACGGTGACGAGGAGGTCTCGGTCGACGGCACACTGTTCGCCGACGAGGATCCACGGATCGTCCGCGTCGACGGCTACCGCGTCGACGCCATCCCCCACGGGAAGATGGTCATCACGCGAAACACCGACGAACCCGGCGTCATCGGTCTCATCGGCTCGGTCATGGGTGAGCACGACGTCAACATCGCCGGCATGTTCAACGCCCGTGAAACTCACGGCGGCGAGGCCCTGACCGTCTACAACGTCGACAGCGAAGTCCCCGAGGCTGCGAAAGACGAACTCGAGACCGACGAACGGATCATCGGCGTCCGATACATCACGCTGAACGGCCAGTCGTAGCCGATCACCGACGGATCACGAACACCGCGATTCCGAGCACCAACAGCCCGATTCCCCACCACACCGAATCGCCGGGTAGCGCCGTCAGCGCCAGCGTGACGACGCCCGAGGTTATGAGCGACCAGCCGACCGTCGTTCGATAGCTCATGGAACCACGTCATCGTCGAGCAGGACGTGTCTTGTGCCGGTCCTTGCAGCCCGTGGTCGTTTCCTCGTGCCGAACCGCCGAGACAACTGCGCCTGTCGTCCGGTCGAAGCCGAAGCCCTCTTCGAGCCAACCGCCTCCCGCCAGCGTCGCGGCAAAAGACCTATCGGCTCGACGGTCATCCTCACGACCATGAACGACGGCATTTCGGTCGATTTCGGCGAGAACGGGCTGGTCCCCGCGATCGCCCAGGACGTCGAGACCGACGAGGTGTTGATGCTCGCGTACGTCTCGCCCGAAGCCCTCGAGCGGACCCGCGAGACGGGACTCGCCCACTACTACTCCCGGAGCCGAGACGAGTTATGGCAGAAAGGCGCCTCGAGCGGGCACCGCCAGCACGTCGCGGAGATCCGGGTCGACTGCGACGAGGACACGCTGTTGTATCGCGTCGAGCAGGAGGGCGGTGCCTGTCACACGGGTCGCACCTCCTGTTTCTTCCGGACGATCGAGGGCGAGGACGTCGGCGAGCGCGTCTTCGACCCCGACGACGTCTACGAATGAGCGAGCGCGTTTCCCGCCCCCCAACCGTCGAACGCCTCGAGGCGGCACGCGAGCGACTGGCCGACGTCGAGGCACGGATCGACGACCACGGCGAGGAGACCGTCGAGCAGGCGGCCGAGGCCTACCGGCAGGCGGCGAAACTGCTCGAGGACTACGTCGACCGGGCGACCGGCACCGGCCGGGAGAACTTCAAAGCGTACATCGAACTCGAGGGCCAGTTCGCGACGCTGGTCGAGAACCTGCCAGCGGATCTGCACCGCCGTGGAGCGTTCGAGGACGCCCTGGACGCGATCGACAAGCGCCGACTCAGCGAGCACGATTTCGAACGCGCCGAGGCCGCCCTCGAGCCCGCCGAGACGTTCGCCGAACTGCTCGCCGAACGCGAGGCCGCCCGCGAGGAGCTCGAGACCGCTCGCACCGAGGCGAGCAGCCGGCTGCGGGAACTCGACGACGAGATCACAGCGCGCGAACGGCTGCTCGAGCTGTCGACCGTGGATCTGGACGCACCCGTCGGGCGGCTCCGCGAGCCGATCGAGACCTACAACGCGGCCGTCCGCGAGACGTTCCAGGAGTTTCGGTCCTCGGCCTCGGCACGCGAGGTCTTTGCCGTCCTCGAGCGCAGCCAGTGGTATCCGCTGGTGGAGTACGAGGCCCCACCCGACGAGCTCCGGGAGTACGTCCGGGAGAACCCGGCCGGCGAGTACACGATCCCCGAGTTGCTCGAGTACGCCGACTACTCTCGATCGAAGCTCTCACACTACGTCGACGACGCCGACGAGCTCAAACGACGCGTGGCGACGAGACAGACGTTCCTCGAGGGAATCGACGCCGGGCCGCTGACGATCGCGTGGCCGCCCGAACCCGCGGACGTCCTCCGGTACCGTATTCGGGAGCTGCGCCCCCTCGTCGCCCGGATCGCGGACGAGGACGTCGTTTCCACCCTCCGGGAGGTCCGCGAGCTGACCCGCGACTCCGAGTACGAGCGCCTGCGGACGGCTGCTGTCGCGACCGACCGACTCGACGAGAACGAGCAACGCCGACTGGCGAGTGGCGAGGTCGAGATCGAACTCGAAGAGCTTCGTGCCGAACGCGAGGCGATCGAGGCCACACTCGAGGACGGGTAACGATCAATCGACGACGGCCAGTCCCCGCGGCGTCTGGCGCTCGAGGTCGTCGCCCCACTCGACCGAGAGTCGCGTCCAGTCGTCGCCGAAGTCGTCGGTCCGGAACAGTCCCCGGTTGGTGACGGCGACGACCTCGCCGGGCTCGCCCGTCGTCGCGAACACTGCCCGGACGACGCCCTCTCCCGTAGGGAGGCCACGGTCCTCGAGGTGTTCCCAGCGCCCGCCGGATTTCCGGTAGACGTACGAGTCGGCCCGCTCGGGCGTGTGTGCAGACCGCGCCCCGCTGGCCGCGGAGACGAGCACGCGGTCGGGATCGCCGGGATCGGGAACGACGCTCCAGCAGTAGGTGTGCTCGAGGCCGTCCTGGGGGTGCTCCCAGCTCTCCCCACCGTCGTCGCTCTCGGCGTAGCCGTCGCCGGCCGCCGAGTACACCCGCCCCTCGTGGTCGGGGTGGGTCGCCAGGCTGTGGTTGTCCCGTCGCGAGCCCGGCGGTCGTTCTCGCCAGCTCTCGCCGCCGTCTTCGCTGACGACGAGCGCGCCGAGTTCGATGCCGACGTAGAGCCGCTCGGGATCGAACGGATCGACCTCGATCCAGCGGACGTGATGCGTCTGCGGCCGCGGCGGGAAGTACCACTCCGGTTCGGAGGGGAGGTCGGACAGCCCCTCGAGACGGTCCCAGGAGTCGCCACCGTCTCGCGAGCGGTAGATCCGACTCGGTTCGGTTCCGGCGTAGACGACATCGGGGTCGTGCGGGCTTATCGCGAGGCTCATCACCGCCGACTCCCCGATGCTCGATCCGATCGACTCGAAGGAGTCGCCGCCGTCCGTGCTCCGGTAGAGGCCGGACTCGAAGGTGCCGACGAAGATCCGGTCGGGGGCGGCCGGCGAGACCGACACGCACTCGAGGTCGCGTCCCTCGAGGCGAGGGGTCGTCTCCCACCCCTCGCCGACGTCGGTGCAGACGAGCAGTCGGTCCCGCAGTGCTGCGTGGATCGTCGTCATGGACGTCGGTACGGGAGCGGACGGGAGAAGCCTTCCTCCGGACGGCCGGGTTCCGATCGCGTCAGTTCGTCGTGATCACTTCGATGACGTCGCGGGGCTCGACCTCGTAGTCGGCCCCGAGCTGGCGGTTCGTCCGGCAGTCGATCGCGTGCAGGAAGCCGTCGCCGATGTCCGAGTGGAGGCTGTAGGCGAACTCCTCCGCGGTCGACCCCTCGGGGATCAGGTAACAGTCGGGCAACACCTCGCCGCGTTCGTTGCCCAGGCCGTTCGCGCCGCCGGGGAAGACGGGGACGACGCCTAACACGTCAAACAGCGCGGTCTCGAGCGCCGCCTGGACGCCCGTCGCGCCGTAGGCGTCGAGAAAGTCACGGATCTGCTCGAGACCCGCTTGCTGGTCGCCCGAGACGTCGCCCGTGATCTCGAACTCCTCGTCGCCGGGCCGGTAGTCGACGACGCCGGCTTTCTCGGCCGATTTCAGCGCCTTCTCGGCGTGGGCGCTACAGGGGACGATCGTCAGGTGCTCGTAGTCGGGATCGGCCGTGATCTCCGCGTAGTTCTCCTGGGCCGCGGGCGTGTCCATCTTGTTCGCCGCGATCACCATCGGCTTGGTCTCGAGACGGATCTCCCGGGCCAGCGCGAGTTTGTCCGCGTCGTCCCACGCCGCGGGATCGAAGCCGACGTCGGTCCGGCGGATGAGGCGTTTGATCTCGTCTTCGCTCGTCTTGAACGCGCTCATTTGTTCGGCGAGCTCCTCCTCGATGGCGTCGTCTTCGGTCGTATAGCCCGACTCGTAGCGGTCGATGCCCTTCTCTAAGACGTCGAGATACCACTGGTCGAGTTCGTGCTCGAGGACGTCGATGTCCTCTCTGGGGTCGTGGCCCTCGGTCGACTCGCCCTCGAGATCGGTCTCGCCGGAGAAGTCGACGACGTGGACGAGGACGTCGGTTTCGTTCAGGTCGGTCAGGAACTGGTTGCCGAGTCCCGCGCCCTCGTGTGCGCCGGGGATCAGCCCGGCGACGTCGACGAGTTTCGTCGGGACGAAGCGGGTGCCGTCCGCACAGAAGCCGACCGACGGCGTACACTCCTCGTCGAACTCGGGGGCGGCACAGTCGACGCGGACGTAGGCCTCGCCGACGCTCGGGTCGATGGTCGTGAACGGGTAGGCCCCCTCGGGGACGTCGTTCATCGTCGCGGCGTTGAAGAACGTGGACTTGCCGACGGAGGGTTTGCCGACGAGTCCGATCCGGTAGCTCGTACTCATTACCCGTCCCTGGGTCGGCCGGCCTAAACGGGTTACTGTCCGCGCTCGCAGTGGCATGCCGTCCCGTATCGAGCGACGTCGACGCCGGGCCGGGAGCGGTTCACGTTGCCGCGAGTCGCCGGATCCGCGGATCGTCGAGGACGTAGATCCCGCCGTAGACGAGCGCCAGGAACACGCTCAGCCGGATCAGCGTCGCGACGAAGACGGTGGCCGCGAACCGCCAGGGGTCGTCCTCGAGGACGCTGAAGGCGTACAGCGTCGCCGTCACGGGTAGAAACGGGATCGAGAGCGCGGCCGTCAGCCCGACGTAGCGGTACTTGCGGACGAACGCGACCGAGGATCGTCGTCGAAACCGTGCGTAGCCGGGAACCCGCTGGAACAGACGCGTCACGGGTGCGGCGTGGCTCACGCCGTACCCGAGCCGCTGGGCGAAGAGACTCCCGAACGCGTTCCCGCTCGCTGCGACGACCATCACGACCGCGAGAGCGGTCCGTCTCGGCAGGCCCAGGCTGAACACTGCGAGGAAGACGAACTCCGCGGGAAACGGGAGTGCCACGGCGAGGAGAACCGAGTAGACGAACACCGCGGCGAGGACCAACGACGTCGACTGGGTCGACGTGAGCTGTTCGATGACCCACTCCTGGACCATGTGCTACGTCCCGGCCGTCGCGTCGTGGTCGCCCAGCGATCGATGCACGTCCGAACCGTCGTATGCGCCCGATATTTACGTTTTGATGGGGCCGCGCCGACGGACGTCTGACAGGTCGGTCACTCGAGGACGGCCTCGAGCGCGTCCATCGTCCGGTCGACGTTCTCGACGCGGGCGTTGTGGCCCATGTGGCCGATCCGGAGGACGTCGTCCTCGAGGTCGGACAGCCCCGTCGCGAGGACGACGTCGTGTTCCTCGTCGATCCGTTCCTGCAACTCGCGTGCCCGTCCCTCGACTTCGAGTGCGGTGACCGTCGGCGAGCACAGCGTCTCGTCGTCGGGGTAGAACTCGAGTCCCAGCTCGCGTGTCCGGTCGCGACACAGCTGGGCGCACGTCTCGTGGCGTTCGAAGACCGACGCGAGTCCCTCCTCGCGAAGCAGGTCGATCGCGGTATCGAGCGCATAGAGGGTCGCCGTCGGCATCGTGTAGGGGAACCACTCCTCTTCCAGCGCCGTCTTCCAGGGCTCGAGGTCGAGGTAGTTTGAACGCGTCTCGGTGGCCTCGATCCGGTCCCAGGCCCGGTCGCTGACCGAGAGCACGGTCAGCCCCGGCGGCGCGCTGAAACACTTCTGGGTCGCACCGATGCAGACGTCGATGTGCTCGGTCGGCACGGGTGTGCCCCCGAGCGAGGAGACCGCGTCGACGACGCTCACCACGTCGTACTCGGCGAGCAACCCGAGAACGGGCTCGAGGTCGTTCAGGACGCCCGTCGGCGTCTCGCAGTGAACCATCGTCGCCGCGGCGAACTCGCCGTCCTCGAGTTCGGCCTCGACCGCCGCGAGGTCGAGCGGTCCGGCCCAGTCGGCCGCACAGACGACGGCCTCACCGCCGTAGGCCTCGACGAACCCCGCGAACCCCTCGCCGTAGATGCCGTTGGCGAGACAGAGCACGCGGTCGCCGGGTTCGATCAGCGAGGCGACCGCGGCCTCGAGCCCGAGGATCCCCTCGCCGCTCAGGATCGCGAGGTCGTCGGAGCCGTAGACGGCCTCGAGTTTCTCGGTCAGCCCCTGGTAGAACTCGAGGAACTCGTCCTCGACGTCGGGATTCGGCGTCGGCTCGGCCAGCCGCTCGCGAACGGGGGCCGGCACCTCGGTCGGCCCGGGCGTCATGCGAAGTCGGTCGTCGCTCATAGCCACACCGCCACGCCACGGGCGCATAAAACGCTCGAGTCCGCTTTATTGGCCATCGAGAAATCCACCAACCAGCGTAGACGTTCAAAGAGCCGTGATGAATACAGAGCGCGAGTGTTACACGAGTCGAAAATCGGCTCGTGGAGGGGAATGATCGGTCAACACAGATGACTTGCTGAGCTAATGGTCATACAGGCAGCCGAAGGTTTGAGATAGATAATGGGTGCCGGGATCAGCGTTCTCGCTCTTTTTGTTGACCTGTTGGATTGACATCTCGACTAGATCTCTTCGGACGATCCAGTTGCCAATCTGGACCAGCTAGCATCTCATCAATCCGTTGTTCGAAGGTGTCTTCATCGATTTCGCCGGCCAGATACTGTTCTTTGATTTCAGAGACCGCGTCTTGTTCCCAATCGTCAGTATGCGGATCATCTTCTCGTGAACCCTCGTCGTTTCCTATGAACGCTATTATGAACGCTAGGACCGGTCCGAGGACGATGAGAAGGCCGACGAGGGCGGCGATAACACCGAGGGTAACGCTACCGAGCTCGATTCCGACAGCGATACCTGCGAACACGACGCCGAGAACCATCGAAATTCCCGTCAGTATTACCAAAATCCCGAGAAGAGCACTCACTACCGCTGCCCACGGAGGAAGGTCACGAAGCCAGGCGGGAGCTTCCATACGGCATTCCTTTACGTCAACCGGTTTAGACTTTGGGGTAAGACAGTATCCAGAGTGGTCAGTATGGGTATTTGATGAACGGCTGATCGGTTATGCTGTATTTTCGGGTAGTTCATAGTCAGCTGGGCGAAATAAAGCCGGCAACCGTGCTGACTCATTCTCTGGGTGTTGCACGCTGTTTTTGCCAGTAGATGCATTAGACACTTTTCTGCCCTACTCCGAAACGCACGACCCCTCTCGCCGTCGCAACCGACCACGAACGATCGGCTCCGCCGGGAAGATCCCCGCCTCGAGGCGTTCGATCTCGAGGACCTCGAGGTCGGGATGACAGACGAACCGTTCGACGGTCTCACGCTCGAGGTTGCAGCCGCCGGCCAGCCGATTCCAGACGGGGTTGAGCAGTTCCTGGCCGCTCGCGCGCCAGCCGTCGGCGCGGACGTGCTCGAGAAAGCGCAGTTCCCCGCCCGGCCGGAGGACGCGGGCGACCTCCGCGAGGGCGGCGTCCGGATCGCCGATCGTACAGAAGACGAGACTCGAGAGTACAGCGTCGAAGGCGTCGTCGACGTAGGGAAGCGATTCGGCGCGGTCGCCTCGAAGGTGGACCTCGAGGCCGGCGTCGGCGGCTTTCTGACTCGCCCGTTTACGCATGTACGGATCGGGCTCGATCGCGTGGACCTCGCAGCCGTCGCCGTTGCGGGCGAGGTGGGGAAAGGTCGCACCCGTGCCCGCGCCGACGTCGAGTACGCGACCCGAGAGACCGCTCGCGAGGTACTGGCGGTGGCGAGCGAACAGGAACCGCTCGGGGACGACCCAGTCGTAGACGGCCGCGACGAGCGGGTGGGCAACCTCGTCCTGACGTGACATGGTCGGCGAGACGGCAGGAGGGATGTTAGGTGTTGTCGTCTCGCCGACTCGATACGACGTCACCGTCTCGTTGCTACGACACCCGCACGTCGATTACGACGTGGGCGACGCCGGCGCTGTGACTCTTCACGCGGCGTTTCTCGAGCACCTCGAGCTCTCGTCTCTCGCGATCCGCGGCCCGCTCGAGGCGGGAACGCGGTCGCTCCCACAGCCGGGACTCGGGGGTGGCCTCGTGGTAGTGGACGACGCCGCCCGGCTCGAGCGCCGACAGCGCCGCGGGGAGGAACTCGTGGCCCTCGTCGGTTCGCGTTCCCCGTCCCTGTTCGTCGGTCCCGTCGGCGCTGCCGTAGTAGCCCATGACGACCCGGTCGGCGGCGACCTCCTCGGCGAGGTCGCGACAGTCGGCGCGGTAGGCCTCGATCCGGTCGGTGACGTCGTTGAGGACGGCGTTCTCGAGCAGGTACCGGAACGCGGCCGGATTGATCTCGGTGGCCGTCACCGACGCGCCGGCCCGGGCCATCGGCAGGGTGAAGTAGCCGATGCCGGCGAACATGTCGAAGACGCACTCGCCGTCCGCGACGACCTCGCCCATCCGGACTCGTTCGGCCTGGTTACCCGGCGAGAACATCACCCGTGCCGGGTCGAGCGCGTAGCGGGTCCCGTGTTCGGTGTGGATCGTCTCGGTGTCCCGTACGCCCGCGATCACGCGCCGTCTCGGCTCGCGGTGGGTGCCCGCCGCCCCGTCGTTTGCGATCCCCTCGTCTGCGAGCACCGTCTCGGCCTCGCCGTGCAGTTCCAGCAACGCCTCGCCGACGGCCGCCTCGTCGGGACAGCGCTCGGGCAGGCGGACGACCACGACCGACCCGACCACGGCCCAGGAGCCGGGTGCGCCCTCGAGGTCTGTCTCGCTCCAGCCCCGCTCGAGCAGCAGGTCCTCGAGGTCCCGGCTCCGGCGGTCGGGGTCGACCTGCCGGATCACCTCCCGGACCCGCGTCTCGGCGGGTGGGTCGGTCACCGGCAGGGCCACCGTCTCGGCGTCGTACTCGCGGACGCGCCGGTCGTCGTCGTAGACGCCCTCGGCCCGAAGCGACTCGATCGCGGTCTCAGAGCGCGGTTTCGCGACGACGACCGCGAGCGGACCCTCGCCCCGCGTCTCGAGTGCGTCGTCCGCGGGCGGGATCGCTCCGTCGTCAGTCATCGCCCTCGTCGGGCAGGACGTGCAGGCCGGCCCGGCTCTTCAGCACCGGCACCGTCTCGGCGTCCGGATCGAAGTAGTCGGGTCGGGCGATCGTTTTCGCCTCGTAGGTCTCGGGGTCGAGCACCTGGACGGCGTGTTCGTCCTCGACGGCGACGACGGTCGTCTCGGCGGCGTCTGCGAGGGTGCCGAGTTTGCGGGCGTCGGGCGAGTTACCCTCCTCGTAGTCCGCCTCGTAGCGTTCGCCGGTGGTCACGCGCGTGCCCTTGAGGTTGCCGTGGGCGCTGCGGACGAGGACGGGGCCGCCGTCGTCTGCGAGGTCGATGACGTCACCGGGCGTGTACGGCGGGAGTCGCACCGCGAAGGTCACCCGGTAGACCTCGTTGCCGTCTTCGTCTTCGGTGACCAGCGTCTCCGAGTCCGAGACGGTGCCGCCGAACTCCTCGCGGATCTTGTTCGCGACCTTCTTGCCGATCTTGTTCGTCGAGACCTTCATGTCGAGGCCGTCGTCGGTCTCGCTCGTCTCGGTGACGAAAGCGTTGCGATCGCCCGTCGCCTCCATGTCGGCGACGATTTCGTTTGCGATCGCCTCGGCCCGTTCGCGTTCCTCGCTCGTCGGCGTGCGTCCCTCCGCACGGAGCTGGACGACGCTCGCGTAGTAGTCGCCTGCGATCCGACCACACCGCGAGCAGGTCTGCCGGGAAATCTTTACGGGGACGGTGACCTGTTCCTCGACGGGTGTCCCCCGGACCACGCCCGTGAAGTAACAGTGCATCCGGATCGTGTTCGGGTCGACCTGCTCGGGTTCGACCTGCCAGGCGACGTCGTCGACGTCGACGTGGACGCCGAGGGCCTCGCTTACCTCCTCGATCGCGACGTCGGTGTAATCTTTCGCGCCGACGTCGACCCACCGGTTGCCCCGATGGACGGCCCCACACTGGGAACAGACCAGCACGTCGATCCGCTCGGGCGCGTCGACGAACTCGAACTCCTCGAAGTAACAGGCGTCACAGACCTCGACGTCGGCCCCCGGCCGGAGCGGGTCGGTCGCCTCGCCGCTTTCGGACGCGTCGCTCTCGGAGCGGTCGGGCATGGGCTCCCCACAGCGGGGACAGAACGCACGCGAACGCGACTCGGTCATTGTCCGTAGTTGCCGGCCAAACGGTTTAAACGACGCGTTCGGATCCGCGTCAGCGCGTGCCTTTCGAGTATCCCGCCGTACGGGGGTCGTCTCCCTCTCGAAGCTGTCGGTCGCTCTCAAACCGTGCGAACTCCAGGCGAAACGAGGGGGTGCGGTTTCGACCGTGTCAGACGGCCGTCAGACGATCGAACCGCCACCCGTGCGTACTGTTACCGCTGAACGCTCCCTCCACGCGAAACGGGGGCGTTCGGATAAGGGCCTCGAGCGAGGGTCGTCTCGGTGATATTTATCCCGATGCGTCCCGTCGACACCCACATGGAGTGGCAACCGGACTGGGGGCTTCGTGTGCGGATGTTCCTGACGATGTTCCTGCTGTTTGCGTTGTACATCGTCTTCGCGGGCGTGATCACCGCCTACATGGGCGGTGGAATCGTCGTCTTCGCGCTCTTATTCGGCGGGATGTCGCTGGTCCAGTACTACTTCAGCGACACGCTCACGCTCAAGAGCATGGGCGCGACGACGGTCTCCGCGGACGAGTATCCGCAGCTGCACGCCTCGGTCGAACGACTCGCACAGCAGGCCGACCTGCCAAAACCGACGGTGGCCGTCATCGACTCGAACATGCCGAACGCGTTCGCCACTGGCCGCAACCAGCGCAACGCCGCCGTCGCCGTGACGACCGGGCTGATGCGCACCCTCGACAGGGACGAACTCGACGGCGTGCTCGCCCACGAACTCGCCCACGTCAAAAACCGGGACATGATGGTGATGACGTTCGCCTCGTTGCTCGCGACGATCGCGTTCATGGTGGTTCGCTGGGGCGCTTTCTTCGGCGGTCGCGGCCGCGGTGGTCGCGGCGGCGGTGGCGTCGTCGTTGCGATCCTCGTCTCGCTCGTCGTCTGGATCATCAGCTACATTCTCATCCGCGCACTCTCGCGGTACCGCGAGTACGCCGCCGACCGAGGGGCCGCTGCGATCACTGGCAGGCCGGCAGCGCTCGCCTCCGCGCTCGCGAAGATCTCCGGCGAGATGGAGAAGGTCCCCACAGAGGACTTACGCGAGGAAGCCGAGATGAACGCTTTCTTCATCATCCCGTTGCGCTCGGGAATCGGCCGGCTGTTCAGCACCCACCCGCCGACCGAGAACCGCATCGAACAGCTTCGCGAACTCGAGCGCGAGCTGTAGTCCCGGTCACGCCGTCTCTCTCGGCCCGAGGTGCGATAGCTATATACGATTTCGGGATGCTAGCTACCGCGACACATGCATCCGTCCCGGCTGGTCGCACTGTGTTGCTGTACCATCGGCGTCCTCGTCGTCTCCCAGGCTGCAGTAGTGGGCCAGTTTCGACTCGACCTCGAGAGTGGACTGCGGCTGGCAGGCGGTGCGGGACTGGTTCTCGCCAGCCTGTATGCGGCTGCTCGCTCCGAGCGAGACCCGATCGTCACCGAGTACGGCCCGCGTACGTACCTGCTCGTCGCCGCCGCGTTCGTCTGGATCGCCGGGTTGTCGGTGCGGCTCGCTCTCACCGTCTCCTGAACGTCGTCGGCTTCCCTGTACGTTCTCCGGTTGTGCCTTCCCGTTTCTTCCCTGACCCAAGTCTTTACAATCTCGAGCGAGCCATCGACTTACATGTCAGCCGACATCAACCGCGACGTCGTGTTGCCGCTCGACGAGTACGACAACATCGAGGAGGCCGTGTCCCTCGCCCAGCGAGCCGAAA contains:
- a CDS encoding GNAT family N-acetyltransferase — protein: MEIRPATPDDRAAIRNLARETWHDTYDELDAETIDSTVDDWYADDALERALDEPGTTVLVAADDSEIVGFTHGVVQGDEGDVLRMYVHPDHQGEGIGTALHERLRTDLEDFNMKRMRAIDFASNEDSRRFYENLGFEQTDTGDVEIGGETHEEAVYTLEL
- the serA gene encoding phosphoglycerate dehydrogenase, with protein sequence MKVLVTDPIADAGIEVLREAGHEVETGYELEGEALLEAVSDTNALIVRSGTEVTADVLEAASELVIVGRAGIGVDNIDIDAATDEGVIVANAPEGNVRAAAEHTVAMAFATARSIPQAHVRLKSGEWAKGDYLGTELNGKTLGIVGLGRVGQEVARKFDSLGMDLVAFDPYISEERADRLGAELVGLEDCLSRADFLTIHTPLTPETEDMISDEELEALGDGYLINVGRGGIVDEDALARKVDDGTVAGAALDVFAEEPLSEDSPLLEHEEVIVTPHLGASTEAAQENVATSTAEQVVAALEGEPVANALNAPSIDESAFPRVEPYIELADTAGKVAAQLLEGRVEGVEVTYEGEIAEEDVELVTASALKGVFEPLEWQVNAVNAPQIADDRGVDVTESKTRQAEDFQSLVSVTVSDGDEEVSVDGTLFADEDPRIVRVDGYRVDAIPHGKMVITRNTDEPGVIGLIGSVMGEHDVNIAGMFNARETHGGEALTVYNVDSEVPEAAKDELETDERIIGVRYITLNGQS
- the hisI gene encoding phosphoribosyl-AMP cyclohydrolase encodes the protein MNDGISVDFGENGLVPAIAQDVETDEVLMLAYVSPEALERTRETGLAHYYSRSRDELWQKGASSGHRQHVAEIRVDCDEDTLLYRVEQEGGACHTGRTSCFFRTIEGEDVGERVFDPDDVYE
- a CDS encoding DUF7118 family protein, encoding MSERVSRPPTVERLEAARERLADVEARIDDHGEETVEQAAEAYRQAAKLLEDYVDRATGTGRENFKAYIELEGQFATLVENLPADLHRRGAFEDALDAIDKRRLSEHDFERAEAALEPAETFAELLAEREAAREELETARTEASSRLRELDDEITARERLLELSTVDLDAPVGRLREPIETYNAAVRETFQEFRSSASAREVFAVLERSQWYPLVEYEAPPDELREYVRENPAGEYTIPELLEYADYSRSKLSHYVDDADELKRRVATRQTFLEGIDAGPLTIAWPPEPADVLRYRIRELRPLVARIADEDVVSTLREVRELTRDSEYERLRTAAVATDRLDENEQRRLASGEVEIELEELRAEREAIEATLEDG
- a CDS encoding WD40/YVTN/BNR-like repeat-containing protein, yielding MTTIHAALRDRLLVCTDVGEGWETTPRLEGRDLECVSVSPAAPDRIFVGTFESGLYRSTDGGDSFESIGSSIGESAVMSLAISPHDPDVVYAGTEPSRIYRSRDGGDSWDRLEGLSDLPSEPEWYFPPRPQTHHVRWIEVDPFDPERLYVGIELGALVVSEDGGESWRERPPGSRRDNHSLATHPDHEGRVYSAAGDGYAESDDGGESWEHPQDGLEHTYCWSVVPDPGDPDRVLVSAASGARSAHTPERADSYVYRKSGGRWEHLEDRGLPTGEGVVRAVFATTGEPGEVVAVTNRGLFRTDDFGDDWTRLSVEWGDDLERQTPRGLAVVD
- a CDS encoding redox-regulated ATPase YchF yields the protein MSTSYRIGLVGKPSVGKSTFFNAATMNDVPEGAYPFTTIDPSVGEAYVRVDCAAPEFDEECTPSVGFCADGTRFVPTKLVDVAGLIPGAHEGAGLGNQFLTDLNETDVLVHVVDFSGETDLEGESTEGHDPREDIDVLEHELDQWYLDVLEKGIDRYESGYTTEDDAIEEELAEQMSAFKTSEDEIKRLIRRTDVGFDPAAWDDADKLALAREIRLETKPMVIAANKMDTPAAQENYAEITADPDYEHLTIVPCSAHAEKALKSAEKAGVVDYRPGDEEFEITGDVSGDQQAGLEQIRDFLDAYGATGVQAALETALFDVLGVVPVFPGGANGLGNERGEVLPDCYLIPEGSTAEEFAYSLHSDIGDGFLHAIDCRTNRQLGADYEVEPRDVIEVITTN